Proteins encoded by one window of Mariniplasma anaerobium:
- a CDS encoding tRNA (mnm(5)s(2)U34)-methyltransferase, with product MRDHQLLDIAHVYMKHYITDQDIVIDMTMGNGYDTLFLAGISKFVYAFDIQEIALEHTKKRMEESGLQNYKLILANHNNVLTHVKAFKYVVYNLGYLPNGNKEITTKKNTTVKSLTKVLKHLQDNGMVFMVVYKGHNEGYEESKAIHLFLSTLDQNQYKVLKTYLPYQENRPPYLLCIYKKELTP from the coding sequence ATGAGAGATCATCAATTACTTGATATTGCACACGTCTATATGAAACACTATATTACAGATCAAGATATAGTCATAGATATGACAATGGGAAATGGATATGATACTTTGTTCTTAGCGGGTATCTCTAAATTTGTTTACGCATTTGATATTCAAGAAATTGCTCTAGAGCATACTAAAAAAAGAATGGAAGAAAGCGGATTACAAAATTATAAGCTTATATTAGCCAATCATAACAATGTATTAACTCATGTTAAAGCATTTAAATACGTTGTTTATAATCTAGGATATCTGCCTAATGGCAACAAAGAGATTACAACTAAAAAAAATACGACAGTCAAATCCTTAACTAAAGTATTAAAGCATTTACAAGACAATGGTATGGTCTTTATGGTAGTTTATAAAGGGCATAACGAAGGTTATGAAGAAAGTAAAGCGATTCATTTATTCCTTTCAACACTTGATCAAAATCAATATAAGGTATTAAAAACATATCTTCCTTATCAAGAGAATAGACCCCCTTATCTGCTTTGTATATACAAAAAAGAACTTACTCCTTAG
- a CDS encoding anti-sigma-I factor RsgI family protein, protein MKKIKFVLSFIVLFAVVATIMGCEATLEAAETTYVTIDINPSVELIVSSNDKVIEANALNEDAEVLLSGLDLIGMDLDEAVDLIIATSIELGYISVDEDVETYVSVSAISCDEALQERIKASVKEHINNAFESRGMLGRSQEKTFDQAFIDEAASFGVTPEFLFLAYKVVELSDDYTLEQAVLLTDEEVFAIIELARAENQGLVLELRNQFFEDRDAKFEYYLPQIQSLEAQIVVVEEQIAALEETEDQTELLATLDDLNAQLVALQDEFHGEVAALREQFQAERSVYQNQFAQERQQRREQHQEQVNQFQQEMEDRCDRMQDRVDEFQGNANDNGSTSSNKS, encoded by the coding sequence ATGAAAAAAATTAAATTTGTATTAAGTTTTATTGTATTATTCGCGGTTGTGGCAACCATTATGGGATGTGAAGCAACACTAGAGGCAGCAGAAACCACTTATGTAACTATAGATATTAATCCAAGTGTTGAATTAATTGTTTCATCTAACGATAAAGTAATTGAAGCTAACGCTTTAAATGAAGATGCAGAAGTATTACTTTCTGGACTTGACTTAATCGGGATGGATTTAGACGAAGCTGTAGACTTAATTATAGCAACCTCAATTGAACTAGGATATATTTCAGTTGATGAAGATGTAGAAACATATGTTTCAGTTTCAGCTATTTCATGTGATGAAGCTCTACAAGAACGTATTAAAGCAAGTGTTAAAGAACATATCAATAACGCATTTGAATCAAGAGGTATGTTAGGTAGATCTCAAGAAAAGACTTTTGACCAAGCATTTATTGATGAAGCAGCAAGTTTTGGTGTAACACCAGAATTTCTATTCTTAGCTTATAAAGTTGTTGAACTAAGTGATGATTATACATTAGAACAAGCAGTTTTATTAACAGATGAAGAAGTATTTGCAATTATTGAATTAGCAAGAGCTGAAAATCAAGGATTAGTATTAGAACTAAGAAATCAATTTTTCGAAGACAGAGATGCAAAATTTGAATATTATCTTCCACAAATTCAAAGCTTAGAAGCTCAAATAGTAGTTGTTGAAGAACAAATAGCAGCATTAGAAGAAACTGAAGATCAAACAGAACTTTTAGCAACATTAGATGACTTAAATGCTCAACTCGTAGCATTACAAGATGAATTTCATGGTGAAGTTGCAGCCTTAAGAGAACAATTTCAAGCAGAAAGAAGTGTCTATCAAAATCAATTTGCTCAAGAAAGACAACAAAGAAGAGAACAACATCAAGAACAAGTAAACCAATTCCAACAAGAAATGGAAGACCGTTGTGATCGTATGCAAGACCGTGTCGATGAATTTCAAGGCAATGCAAACGATAATGGATCAACATCTAGTAACAAATCATAA
- a CDS encoding RNA polymerase sigma factor — MDHNMDTFIHAFKEKDYQGFDEFYTLTNRKVYFAIISIVKDDEIAADLLQDTYMNFLNKIDQFKMGSNVFAYLSRIGRNLSINYYNKYKKEIHSDILLENMVSTEGVNQEAELDILKILNYLNQDQREVVVLHVINNFKFREVADIMDKPLGTVLWIYNKAITILKEKVGVSYE, encoded by the coding sequence ATGGATCACAATATGGATACATTCATTCATGCATTTAAAGAAAAAGATTATCAAGGATTTGATGAATTTTATACGCTTACGAATAGAAAAGTTTACTTTGCAATTATATCTATTGTTAAAGATGATGAGATTGCAGCAGATTTATTGCAAGACACGTACATGAATTTTTTAAATAAAATTGATCAATTCAAGATGGGATCAAATGTATTTGCGTATCTTTCGAGAATCGGAAGAAATTTAAGTATAAATTATTATAACAAGTATAAAAAAGAAATTCATTCTGATATCCTATTAGAAAATATGGTATCAACTGAAGGTGTTAATCAAGAAGCAGAACTTGATATCTTGAAAATTCTTAATTATTTAAATCAAGATCAAAGAGAAGTTGTCGTATTACACGTCATTAACAATTTTAAATTTCGAGAAGTAGCAGATATTATGGATAAACCATTAGGAACAGTTTTATGGATATATAATAAAGCAATAACGATATTAAAAGAGAAAGTAGGTGTTTCATATGAATAA
- the leuS gene encoding leucine--tRNA ligase, which translates to MYYDYKEKEKKWQDYWHENKLFKTQEDRFKEKYYVLDMFPYPSANGLHVGHIEGYTATDIISRFKRMQGYNVLHPMGWDAFGLPAEQYALSTGKDPREFTYQNIGNFKRQIIEAGKGIDWDREFATADPGYFKWTQWIFKKMYEKGLAVLKDVEVNWCEGLGTVLANDEIELVDGKMVSERGGYPVAKKAMRQWVLRITEYADRLLEDLDMLDWPEHLKEMQRNWIGKSDGSMMTFKVDQSDQAFEVFTTRPDTIYGATYCVLAPEHPLVLEITSEDEIKSVKEYINITKQKTEIDRSMDKSKTGVFTGAYAINPLNQRKVPIWISDYVLPQYGTGAVMAVPAHDERDFEFAQKFGLDIIEVVRGDAEGAYTGDGIHFNSGIIDGLNNEDAKYKIVEYLEKTKQGYLHSTYRLRDWVFSRQRYWGEPFPVIFDEEEGIHLLNDEDLPLELPILKNIRPSGTGESPLANAYDWLHIKYDGINGRRDTNTMPQLAGSSWYFMGYILKNHLSMVPLDSDEAKVLLDKWLPVDLYVGGTEHAVGHLLYARFWTKFLYDLGLVSHKEPFKKLFNQGMILGDDHSKMSKSKGNVINPDDIIESHGADALRLYEMFMGPLESEKPWSTESLNGAKKFLDRVWRMFEFDIVSDEVLELRTIYHQSVKKVTDDYEKLAFNTAISQMMIFVNEVYKVQKISKEQARGFIKLLNPIAPHLTEEINQSILKQNEQLIYSDWPTYKESYLVVDEIEFVVQINGKLRAKFIDSRKITQEELKAKALAEENVVRHLEGLTIRKVIVIKGKLVNIVAN; encoded by the coding sequence ATGTATTATGATTATAAAGAAAAAGAAAAGAAATGGCAGGATTACTGGCATGAAAATAAACTCTTTAAAACACAAGAAGATCGTTTTAAGGAAAAGTACTATGTTTTAGATATGTTTCCATATCCAAGCGCAAACGGCCTTCATGTTGGACATATTGAAGGATATACAGCAACTGATATCATCAGTCGTTTTAAACGTATGCAAGGATATAACGTCTTACATCCTATGGGTTGGGATGCTTTTGGGCTTCCAGCTGAACAATATGCATTATCAACCGGTAAAGATCCTAGAGAATTTACATATCAAAATATAGGTAATTTTAAACGTCAAATCATTGAAGCAGGTAAAGGTATTGATTGGGATAGAGAATTTGCGACTGCAGATCCTGGTTACTTTAAGTGGACTCAATGGATATTTAAAAAGATGTATGAAAAAGGATTAGCTGTACTAAAAGATGTTGAAGTCAATTGGTGTGAAGGATTAGGTACTGTTTTAGCAAATGATGAGATTGAACTTGTCGATGGGAAAATGGTTTCTGAAAGAGGCGGATATCCTGTAGCTAAAAAAGCGATGAGACAATGGGTTTTAAGAATTACAGAATATGCAGATCGTTTATTAGAAGATTTAGATATGTTGGATTGGCCAGAACATCTAAAAGAGATGCAAAGAAACTGGATTGGCAAATCTGATGGATCCATGATGACTTTTAAAGTTGATCAATCTGATCAAGCATTTGAAGTATTCACTACAAGACCAGATACTATATATGGCGCAACTTATTGTGTGCTTGCACCAGAACATCCACTTGTATTAGAAATAACAAGTGAAGATGAAATAAAGTCAGTTAAAGAATATATTAATATAACTAAACAAAAAACAGAAATTGATCGTTCAATGGATAAATCAAAAACAGGCGTCTTTACAGGTGCTTATGCGATTAATCCGTTAAATCAAAGAAAAGTTCCTATTTGGATTTCTGATTATGTACTTCCACAATATGGAACAGGCGCAGTTATGGCTGTACCGGCACATGATGAAAGAGATTTCGAATTTGCTCAAAAATTTGGATTAGACATTATTGAAGTTGTTCGTGGAGATGCAGAAGGTGCATACACAGGTGATGGTATTCATTTTAACAGTGGCATCATTGATGGCCTTAATAATGAAGATGCTAAATATAAGATTGTAGAATATCTTGAAAAAACAAAACAAGGTTATCTACATTCAACTTATCGCTTAAGAGACTGGGTATTTTCAAGACAAAGATATTGGGGAGAACCATTTCCAGTTATTTTTGATGAAGAAGAAGGCATTCACCTTTTAAACGATGAGGATCTTCCACTTGAATTACCGATATTAAAAAATATTAGACCTAGTGGTACTGGAGAATCGCCTCTTGCTAATGCTTATGATTGGCTACATATTAAATATGATGGAATAAATGGTAGAAGAGATACCAATACAATGCCACAATTAGCAGGTAGTTCATGGTATTTTATGGGCTATATCTTAAAAAATCATTTATCAATGGTTCCCCTAGATTCTGATGAAGCTAAAGTCTTGTTGGATAAATGGTTACCAGTAGATTTATATGTAGGTGGGACTGAACATGCGGTTGGACATTTATTATATGCACGTTTTTGGACTAAATTTTTATATGATTTAGGACTTGTTTCACATAAAGAACCATTTAAGAAATTGTTCAATCAAGGTATGATATTAGGCGATGACCATTCTAAAATGAGTAAATCTAAAGGAAATGTTATTAATCCTGATGATATCATTGAATCACATGGAGCTGATGCACTTCGTTTATATGAAATGTTTATGGGCCCTTTAGAATCTGAGAAACCATGGTCAACAGAAAGTTTAAATGGCGCAAAGAAATTTTTAGATAGAGTTTGGCGCATGTTTGAATTTGATATTGTCTCTGATGAAGTATTAGAATTAAGAACTATATATCATCAAAGCGTTAAAAAGGTAACTGATGATTATGAAAAACTAGCATTTAATACCGCAATTAGTCAAATGATGATCTTTGTGAATGAAGTTTATAAAGTACAAAAGATTTCTAAAGAGCAAGCAAGAGGTTTTATTAAATTACTGAATCCAATTGCACCTCATTTAACAGAAGAGATTAATCAAAGTATATTAAAACAAAATGAACAATTGATATATTCAGATTGGCCAACTTATAAAGAATCATATTTGGTTGTTGATGAAATAGAATTTGTTGTTCAAATCAATGGTAAACTAAGAGCTAAATTTATTGATAGTAGAAAAATCACACAAGAAGAACTTAAAGCAAAAGCTTTGGCTGAAGAAAATGTTGTGAGACATTTAGAAGGTCTTACCATTAGAAAAGTAATAGTCATCAAAGGAAAACTAGTAAATATTGTTGCAAACTAG
- the acpP gene encoding acyl carrier protein — MVFARVKEMIVEELSVEAEKVTLESRLSEDLGADSIDAVELIMNIEDEFNIQVSDEDAQNLKTVGDLVKYIEASK, encoded by the coding sequence ATGGTATTTGCACGTGTTAAAGAAATGATTGTTGAAGAACTAAGTGTAGAAGCAGAAAAGGTAACTCTAGAATCAAGATTATCAGAAGATTTAGGAGCGGATTCAATTGATGCAGTTGAACTTATCATGAATATCGAAGATGAATTTAATATTCAAGTAAGCGACGAAGATGCTCAAAATTTGAAAACCGTTGGAGATTTAGTTAAGTATATTGAAGCAAGTAAGTAA